A part of Cervus elaphus chromosome 11, mCerEla1.1, whole genome shotgun sequence genomic DNA contains:
- the MDH1 gene encoding malate dehydrogenase, cytoplasmic — MSEPIRVLVTGAAGQIAYSLLYSIGNGSVFGKDQPIILVLLDITPMMGVLDGVLMELQDCALPLLKDVIATDKEEIAFKDLDVAILVGSMPRRDGMERKDLLKANVKIFKCQGAALDRYAKKSVKVIVVGNPANTNCLTASKSAPSIPKENFSCLTRLDHNRAKAQIALKLGVTSDDVKNVIIWGNHSSTQYPDVNHAKVKLQGKEVGVYEALKDDSWLKGEFITTVQQRGAAVIKARKLSSAMSAAKAICDHVRDIWFGTPEGEFVSMGIISDGNSYGIPDDLLYSFPVTIKDKTWKVVEGLPINDFSREKMDLTAKELAEEKETAFEFLASA; from the exons TCTGAACCAATCCGAGTCCTTGTGACTGGAGCAGCTGGTCAAATTGCATATTCACTGCTCTACAGTATTGGAAATGGATCTGTCTTCGGTAAAGACCAG CCTATcattcttgtgttgttggatatCACTCCCATGATGGGTGTCCTGGATGGTGTCCTGATGGAGCTGCAAGACTGTGCCCTTCCCCTCCTGAAAG ATGTCATCGCAACAGATAAAGAAGAGATTGCCTTCAAAGACCTGGATGTGGCCATTCTTGTGGGCTCCATGCCAAGAAGGGATGGCATGGAGAGGAAAGATTTACTCAAAGCAAATGTGAAAATCTTCAAATGCCAGGGTGCAGCCTTGGACAGATACGCCAAGAAGTCAGTTAAG GTTATTGTGGTGGGGAACCCAGCCAATACCAACTGCCTGACTGCCTCCAAGTCGGCACCGTCCATCCCCAAGGAGAACTTCAGTTGCTTGACTCGTTTGGATCACAACCGAGCTAAAGCTCAG ATTGCTCTTAAACTTGGAGTGACTTCTGATGATGTAAAAAATGTCATCATCTGGGGAAACCATTCCTCAACTCAGTATCCAGATGTCAACCATGCCAAAGTGAAACTGCAAGGAAAGGAAGTTGGTGTTTATGAAGCTCTGAAAGATGACAGCTGGCTCAAGGGAGAATTCATCACG ACTGTGCAGCAGCGCGGTGCTGCCGTCATCAAGGCACGAAAACTGTCCAGTGCGATGTCGGCCGCAAAAGCCATCTGTGACCACGTCAGAGACATCTGGTTTGGAACCCCAGAG GGAGAGTTTGTGTCCATGGGCATTATCTCGGATGGCAACTCCTATGGTATTCCTGACGATCTGCTTTACTCGTTCCCTGTTACAATCAAG GATAAGACCTGGAAAGTTGTTGAAGGTCTCCCTATTAATGATTTCTCACGTGAGAAGATGGATCTTACTGCAAAGGAActggcagaagagaaagaaactgcATTTGAATTTCTTGCCTCTGCCTGA